One genomic segment of Brassica napus cultivar Da-Ae chromosome A3, Da-Ae, whole genome shotgun sequence includes these proteins:
- the LOC106438826 gene encoding protein BEARSKIN2 — protein MGSSSNGGVPPGFRFHPTDEELLHYYLKKKISYHKFEMEVIREVDLNKLEPWDLQERCKIGSTPQNEWYFFSHKDRKYPTGSRTNRATHAGFWKATGRDKCIRNSYKKIGMRKTLVFYKGRAPHGQKTDWIMHEYRLEDTDDPQGNPSEDGWVVCRVFMKKNLFKVVTEGGSSINSTDQYNHDASNNNNSLQARSFMHRDSPYQLVRNHGATTLELNKPDLTLHQYPPIFHKPPSLGFDYSAGLPRDCESAASEGLQYQQACEPGLEVGTCETVGSHNHQQGLGEWSMMDRLVTCHMGNEDSSRGIRFEDGNNNSSSVVQPVPETNQLSLRSEMDFWGYSK, from the exons ATGGGTTCGTCGTCGAACGGAGGAGTGCCACCTGGGTTTCGGTTTCATCCGACAGACGAAGAGCTTCTCCATTACTACCTAAAGAAGAAAATCTCTTATCATAAGTTTGAGATGGAAGTCATCAGAGAGGTTGACTTAAACAAACTCGAGCCTTGGGATTTACAAG AGAGATGTAAGATAGGGTCAACACCGCAGAACGAATGGTATTTCTTCAGCCACAAGGATAGGAAATACCCAACGGGTTCAAGGACCAACCGTGCAACTCATGCAGGGTTCTGGAAGGCAACAGGACGAGACAAGTGTATAAGGAACTCATACAAGAAGATAGGAATGAGAAAGACCCTTGTGTTCTACAAAGGAAGAGCTCCTCATGGCCAAAAGACTGACTGGATCATGCATGAGTATCGGCTTGAAGATACTGATGATCCTCAAGGCAATCCTAGT GAAGACGGATGGGTGGTTTGTAGGGTATTCATGAAGAAGAATTTGTTCAAGGTAGTGACTGAAGGAGGCTCAAGCATTAACTCAACGGACCAATACAATCATGATGCgtccaacaacaacaactcgcTCCAAGCTCGTAGCTTCATGCACCGAGACAGTCCTTACCAGCTAGTACGTAACCACGGAGCCACGACCTTGGAACTCAACAAGCCTGACCTGACACTTCATCAATACCCACCAATCTTCCACAAGCCACCTTCCCTTGGGTTTGACTACTCTGCAGGGCTTCCAAGGGATTGCGAAAGTGCGGCTAGTGAAGGGTTACAATACCAGCAAGCGTGTGAGCCAGGTTTAGAGGTTGGGACGTGCGAGACAGTGGGTAGTCATAACCATCAACAAGGTTTAGGTGAATGGTCAATGATGGACAGGCTTGTGACTTGTCATATGGGAAATGAAGATTCCTCTAGAGGGATTAGGTTTGAGGATGGTAACAACAATTCTTCGTCTGTTGTCCAGCCAGTTCCCGAGACGAATCAGCTTTCGTTGCGCAGTGAGATGGATTTCTGGGGTTATTCTAAATAG